The Paramormyrops kingsleyae isolate MSU_618 chromosome 11, PKINGS_0.4, whole genome shotgun sequence genome includes a window with the following:
- the LOC111848034 gene encoding E3 ubiquitin-protein ligase TRIM8-like, which produces MAATFVNCFREELICFICREVYEDPVRLSCRHNFCRQCILRTFSANEDVVHCPECNMPYYAEPRLTKNLKLANIVASFKALDALIPSAAPEGAKCVPSYGQALCGTEVPRDNMKQELLKHQEKIGEQMQAMVANLNTAEAVKQQAEESFEKTREMVKAHYQKMHELLVQDMQRTLHTLDTAHSRFCLDNSAQVSQFHERQQEAEQLLSSVKAALNKLEDINSMKDTAEMQILLNRSEAYTSENRPLPNQGHLRLRRLQKKISEKEKSLQELLEGPPSTSMDVNRNSSLSQSRLQPTKAIKRKRLHSSTGLHDNGCDSSSCGPVSKRRYTTQGSAGPLSAPGPSSTPRTMTLFRPDCATRPSSPPWTSTISGPISVHEPSFHPCPSSAPGHISAPGPCYHPCPSSAPRPSTHPCPTSAPGPSSYPCPSSAPGPSTHPCPSSAPGHISAPGPCYHPCPSSAPRPSTHPCSSSAPGPSTRPCPSSAPGPSSSRGHAPH; this is translated from the exons ATGGCTGCAACTTTTGTAAACTGCTTCAGGGAGGAGCTTATTTGCTTCATATGTCGGGAAGTATATGAGGACCCTGTACGGCTCTCCTGTCGCCACAATTTCTGCCGCCAGTGTATCCTCAGGACTTTTTCTGCAAACGAAGATGTGGTTCATTGCCCGGAGTGCAACATGCCGTACTATGCAGAACCACGTCTTACAAAAAACCTAAAACTGGCCAACATAGTTGCAAGttttaaggctctggatgctctGATACCATCAGCAGCACCAGAAGGTGCCAAATGTGTTCCCAGCTACGGCCAGGCATTGTGCGGCACGGAGGTCCCTCGCGATAATATGAAG CAAGAACTCCTGAAGCATCAAGAAAAGATAGGAGAGCAGATGCAGGCCATGGTGGCTAATTTGAATACTGCAGAAGCAGTTAAACAGCAGGCAGAG GAGAGCTTTGAGAAAACCAGGGAGATGGTGAAAGCTCATTACCAGAAGATGCATGAGCTCCTGGTGCAGGACATGCAAAGGACTTTGCATACGCTGGACACGGCTCACTCCAGGTTCTGCTTGGACAACTCAGCCCAGGTCTCACAATTCCATGAGAGACAACAGGAGGCTGAGCAGCTGCTGAGCTCTGTGAAGGCAGCACTTAATAAACTTGAGGACATCAACTCCATGAAG GACACAGCAGAAATGCAAATTTTGCTGAACAG ATCAGAGGCCTACACCAGCGAAAATCGCCCTCTTCCCAATCAGGGGCACCTTAGGTTAAGAAGGCTTCAGAAAAAGATCTCAGAGAAGGAGAAGAGCCTGCAGGAGCTCCTGGAAG gGCCTCCTAGCACATCAATGGATGTCAACAGAAATTCCTCACTGTCCCAGTCCAGACTGCAGCCCACAAAGGCTATAAAGAGGAAGAGGCTTCACAGCTCCACAGGCCTTCATGATAATGGCTGTGACTCGTCCTCCTGCGGGCCTGTGAGCAAAAGACGGTACACTACCCAGGGGTCAGCGGGGCCCCTCTCAGCTCCAGgacccagctccacccccaggACGATGACATTATTCAGGCCAGACTGTGCAACTAGGCCCAGCTCTCCACCATGGACAAGCACCATCTCTGGACCCATCTCTGTCCATGAACCCAGTTTCCACCCCTGTCCAAGCTCTGCCCCTGGACACATCTCTGCCCCTGGACCCTGCTATCACCCCTGTCCAAGCTCTGCCCCTAGACCCAGCACTCACCCCTGTCCAACCTCCGCCCCTGGACCTAGCTCTTACCCCTGTCCAAGCTCCGCCCCTGGACCCAGCACTCACCCCTGTCCAAGCTCCGCCCCTGGACACATCTCCGCCCCTGGACCCTGCTATCACCCCTGTCCAAGCTCTGCCCCTAGACCCAGCACTCACCCCTGTTCAAGCTCCGCCCCTGGACCCAGCACTCGCCCCTGTCCAAGCTCCGCCCCTGGACCCAGCTCCTCCCGTGGCCATGCCCCGCACTAG